In a single window of the Atlantibacter hermannii genome:
- the napG gene encoding ferredoxin-type protein translates to MARENVPRPARRRFLRDMARAAGGLTAVAVVLGLGQQRSRASGVRLRPPGALGEPGFSRACVRCGQCVQACPYDTLKLATLVSGPEAGTPYFVARDIPCEMCEDIPCAKACPSGALNKEIASIDDARMGIAVLLDQENCLNFQGLRCDVCYRVCPSIDTAITLELERNTRTGKHARFLPTVHSDACTGCGKCEKACVLEQAAIKVLPLDLARGELGHHYRFGWLEGNHGKS, encoded by the coding sequence GTGGCCAGGGAAAACGTCCCACGACCGGCTCGCCGCCGCTTTCTGCGCGATATGGCGCGGGCAGCAGGCGGATTGACCGCCGTCGCCGTGGTGCTGGGGCTTGGACAGCAGCGTAGCCGCGCCAGCGGGGTGCGGTTACGCCCACCTGGCGCACTGGGCGAACCGGGATTTTCCCGCGCTTGCGTACGCTGTGGACAATGCGTTCAGGCCTGCCCGTACGACACGCTGAAGCTGGCGACCCTGGTGTCCGGCCCGGAGGCCGGTACGCCGTACTTCGTGGCGCGGGATATTCCGTGTGAAATGTGTGAAGACATTCCGTGTGCCAAAGCCTGCCCAAGCGGCGCGCTCAATAAAGAGATCGCCTCGATTGACGATGCGCGCATGGGGATTGCCGTCCTGCTCGATCAGGAAAACTGCCTGAACTTCCAGGGTTTGCGGTGTGACGTTTGTTACCGGGTGTGCCCGTCGATAGATACGGCGATCACCCTGGAGCTGGAACGCAACACCCGAACCGGCAAACACGCGCGGTTTCTGCCTACGGTACACAGCGATGCCTGCACCGGCTGCGGAAAATGCGAGAAAGCCTGCGTACTGGAACAGGCCGCCATCAAAGTCTTGCCGCTGGATTTAGCGCGCGGCGAACTGGGGCATCACTACCGTTTCGGTTGGCTGGAGGGAAACCATGGCAAATCGTAA
- the napA_1 gene encoding periplasmic nitrate reductase: MKLSRRSFMKANAVAAAAAAAGISVPSVARAVVGQQDAIKWDKAPCRFCGTGCGVLVGTQNGKMVACQGDPDAPVNRGLNCIKGYFLPKNHVRKRPADPAAAAHERRPV; encoded by the coding sequence ATGAAACTCAGTCGTCGTAGCTTTATGAAAGCTAACGCCGTCGCCGCGGCCGCTGCGGCAGCGGGCATCAGTGTACCGTCCGTGGCCCGGGCGGTGGTAGGGCAACAAGATGCCATCAAATGGGATAAAGCCCCGTGCCGTTTCTGCGGTACCGGTTGTGGCGTATTAGTCGGCACCCAGAATGGCAAAATGGTCGCCTGTCAGGGCGACCCGGACGCGCCGGTCAACCGTGGCCTGAACTGTATCAAAGGCTATTTCCTGCCGAAAAATCATGTACGGAAAAGACCGGCTGACCCAGCCGCTGCTGCGCATGAAAGACGGCCAGTATGA
- the napA_3 gene encoding periplasmic nitrate reductase, with protein sequence MARHCFDVLFANENVRKFPVTELAEDQLNDESRELGFYLQKGLFEEYAAFGRGHGHDLAPFDDYHKARGLRWPVVDGKETQWRYSEGHDPYVKAGEGYKFYGKPDGKAVIFALPFEPAAEVPDQEYDLWLSTGRVLEHWHTGSMTRRVPELHRAFPEAVLFIHPLDAQARGLRRGDKVKVLSRRGELISIVETRGRNRPPKGLVYMPFFDAAQLVNVLTLDATDPLSKETDFKKCAVKVEKV encoded by the coding sequence GTGGCAAGACATTGTTTTGACGTGCTGTTTGCCAATGAGAACGTCAGGAAATTCCCGGTCACCGAACTGGCGGAAGATCAGTTGAACGATGAATCCCGCGAGCTGGGCTTTTATCTGCAAAAAGGTCTGTTCGAAGAGTACGCCGCTTTCGGGCGCGGCCACGGTCACGACCTGGCGCCGTTCGACGACTACCACAAAGCGCGCGGTCTGCGCTGGCCGGTGGTGGACGGTAAAGAAACCCAGTGGCGCTACAGCGAAGGCCACGACCCGTATGTGAAAGCAGGCGAAGGCTACAAATTCTATGGCAAGCCGGATGGCAAAGCGGTGATTTTCGCACTGCCGTTTGAGCCTGCGGCAGAAGTCCCGGATCAGGAATACGATTTGTGGCTGTCCACCGGTCGCGTACTGGAGCACTGGCACACCGGCAGTATGACGCGCCGCGTGCCGGAACTGCATCGCGCCTTCCCGGAAGCCGTGTTGTTTATCCATCCGCTGGATGCGCAGGCTCGCGGTTTGCGTCGCGGTGACAAGGTGAAAGTCCTTTCACGTCGCGGCGAGCTGATTTCCATCGTGGAAACCCGTGGACGCAACCGTCCGCCGAAGGGCCTGGTTTACATGCCGTTCTTCGACGCTGCGCAGCTGGTTAACGTATTGACCCTCGACGCCACTGACCCGCTCTCTAAAGAGACGGATTTCAAGAAGTGCGCCGTGAAGGTTGAGAAGGTGTAA
- the aegA gene encoding oxidoreductase Fe-S binding subunit encodes MSIDGVSMINRFVFADASRCIGCHACEVACVMAHNNEQHVLTASAFRPRITVLKQGSLRNAVTCHHCESAPCLRSCPNGALTKTHQSIQLDERKCIGCKSCMLACPFGVMQMVESACGPDESVTTHAHKCDLCHQRAAGPACVEQCPSNALSVVGGDLLQNLARSRRTGSASREAHAFHGGLALRRAPDAGEKVRQMAATPPRGEPDKLPLAQRKIGFDEIYLPFSPQQAGDQADRCLRCGDHSICEWACPLHNHIPQWIELVKQGRENEAVELSHQTNCLPEITGRVCPQDRLCEGACTVRDEHGAVTIGNIERYISDRAFARGWCPDLTYVQPQTERVAIIGAGPAGLACADLLARNGVQTTVYDLHPEIGGLLTFGIPSFKLDKTLMQRRREIFTAMGINFQLNCEIGKDIPLATLVNEYDAVFIGVGTYRSMKADLPNEDAPGVYDALPFLIANTKQVMGLDELATQPYVNMAGKEVVVLGGGDTAMDCVRTALRHGAVKVTCAYRRDEKNMPGSPKEVKNAREEGAQFEFNVQPVDVVLDESGNACGVRFLRTALGEPDSQGRRRPQPIPDSEFVMPADAVVMAFGFHPHAMPWLEEQGVKLDDWGRIQAGVESQYRYQTTNPKIFAGGDAVRGADLVVTAMAEGRHAARGIMRFLKLAEQLPH; translated from the coding sequence ATGAGTATCGACGGGGTAAGTATGATTAACCGGTTTGTCTTTGCAGATGCGTCGCGCTGCATTGGATGCCACGCGTGCGAAGTCGCCTGCGTGATGGCCCATAATAACGAGCAGCATGTGCTGACGGCGTCAGCTTTTCGCCCGCGTATTACCGTATTGAAACAGGGCTCGCTCCGCAATGCCGTAACCTGCCATCACTGTGAGTCTGCGCCATGCCTTCGCAGTTGCCCAAACGGGGCGCTCACGAAAACCCATCAGAGCATTCAGCTTGATGAGCGCAAATGCATCGGTTGTAAATCCTGCATGCTGGCTTGTCCGTTCGGCGTGATGCAGATGGTGGAAAGCGCCTGCGGCCCGGATGAGAGTGTGACCACTCACGCTCATAAATGTGACCTCTGCCATCAACGCGCCGCTGGCCCGGCGTGCGTGGAGCAGTGCCCGTCCAACGCGTTGAGCGTGGTGGGCGGCGACTTGCTCCAGAACCTGGCGCGCAGCCGGCGTACGGGTTCCGCCAGCCGTGAAGCGCACGCGTTCCACGGTGGACTGGCATTGCGACGCGCCCCGGACGCGGGGGAAAAAGTTCGCCAGATGGCGGCAACGCCCCCGCGCGGCGAACCGGATAAGCTGCCGCTGGCGCAGCGTAAAATCGGCTTTGATGAAATCTACCTGCCGTTTAGCCCGCAACAGGCTGGCGACCAGGCCGACCGCTGCCTGCGCTGTGGCGATCACAGCATCTGCGAATGGGCCTGCCCATTGCATAACCATATTCCCCAGTGGATTGAACTGGTTAAGCAGGGCCGGGAAAACGAAGCGGTTGAGCTTTCGCATCAAACCAATTGCCTGCCGGAAATAACTGGCCGCGTTTGCCCACAGGACCGGTTGTGCGAAGGGGCCTGTACCGTGCGTGATGAGCATGGCGCAGTGACCATCGGCAACATTGAGCGCTATATTTCCGACCGCGCCTTTGCCCGGGGCTGGTGTCCGGATCTGACGTACGTTCAACCGCAAACGGAACGTGTGGCGATCATCGGCGCGGGACCGGCGGGGCTGGCGTGCGCTGATTTACTGGCACGCAACGGCGTCCAGACCACTGTTTACGATTTGCACCCGGAAATCGGCGGCCTGCTGACTTTCGGGATCCCCTCTTTCAAGCTGGATAAAACGTTAATGCAGCGTCGGCGGGAAATTTTCACGGCGATGGGGATCAACTTCCAGTTGAACTGCGAAATTGGCAAAGACATTCCTCTCGCCACGCTGGTCAACGAGTATGACGCGGTGTTCATCGGCGTCGGCACCTATCGTTCGATGAAAGCCGATTTGCCGAATGAAGACGCGCCGGGGGTGTACGACGCGTTGCCGTTCCTTATCGCCAATACCAAACAGGTCATGGGGCTGGATGAGCTGGCTACCCAGCCGTACGTGAACATGGCGGGTAAAGAAGTGGTGGTGCTGGGCGGCGGCGACACGGCGATGGACTGCGTGCGCACCGCGTTGCGTCACGGGGCAGTAAAAGTGACCTGCGCCTATCGCCGTGACGAAAAGAACATGCCGGGTTCGCCGAAAGAGGTGAAAAACGCGCGCGAAGAAGGGGCGCAGTTTGAGTTTAACGTGCAGCCTGTCGATGTGGTGCTGGATGAGTCCGGCAACGCGTGCGGCGTGCGGTTTCTGCGTACCGCGTTGGGTGAACCCGACAGCCAGGGCCGCCGCCGTCCGCAGCCCATTCCCGACAGTGAATTTGTAATGCCCGCCGACGCGGTGGTTATGGCATTTGGTTTTCATCCCCATGCGATGCCGTGGCTGGAGGAGCAGGGCGTTAAGCTCGACGACTGGGGACGCATTCAGGCGGGAGTGGAGAGTCAGTATCGTTACCAGACCACCAATCCGAAAATTTTCGCCGGTGGCGATGCGGTGCGGGGCGCGGATCTGGTGGTGACCGCCATGGCGGAAGGGCGCCATGCGGCGAGAGGGATAATGAGGTTTCTTAAGCTGGCGGAGCAGTTACCGCATTGA
- the napB gene encoding citrate reductase cytochrome c-type subunit, which translates to MKSQVLKNGFFPWMTALMLLVSGAAWAANSVDFTQSPEVSGTQEGSIRMPKQQEKMALNYVNQPPMIPHSVEGYQITGNTNRCLQCHGVEHYRTTGAPRISPTHFMDSDGKVLSGVAPRRYFCLQCHVPQTDAPAIIENTFTPSKGFGQ; encoded by the coding sequence ATGAAAAGCCAAGTCCTGAAAAATGGATTCTTTCCCTGGATGACCGCATTGATGCTGTTGGTAAGCGGTGCGGCGTGGGCGGCAAATTCGGTCGACTTTACACAGTCGCCGGAAGTGTCGGGCACGCAGGAGGGCTCCATACGTATGCCTAAGCAACAAGAAAAAATGGCGCTGAACTACGTTAACCAGCCGCCGATGATCCCGCATAGCGTGGAGGGTTATCAAATTACGGGCAACACCAACCGCTGCCTGCAGTGTCATGGCGTTGAGCATTACCGTACTACCGGTGCGCCGCGCATCAGCCCGACCCACTTTATGGACAGCGACGGCAAAGTGCTTTCCGGTGTCGCACCGCGTCGTTATTTCTGCCTGCAATGTCACGTACCGCAAACCGATGCGCCGGCCATCATTGAAAACACCTTCACGCCTTCGAAAGGCTTTGGTCAGTGA
- the ypfG_2 gene encoding protein has protein sequence MLDYGSWQMNNTQCSLDPMRREVRVYALTDAKALMIISCEMGAYNVVDLAWLVDRKKPLSSRAVRLRLPFTPASGTTDLELMNASFDERTRELVTLAKGRGKGDCGVSTRWRYDGQRFRLVKYAEEPSCDDWNTPDAWPTLWVTK, from the coding sequence TTGCTTGATTACGGCAGCTGGCAGATGAATAACACGCAATGTTCGCTGGACCCGATGCGCCGGGAAGTGCGGGTTTACGCGCTGACGGACGCGAAAGCGCTGATGATCATCAGTTGCGAAATGGGGGCGTATAACGTTGTGGATTTAGCCTGGCTGGTGGACCGTAAAAAGCCCCTCAGTTCGCGCGCCGTACGTTTGCGTTTACCCTTTACCCCCGCCAGCGGTACGACCGATCTGGAATTAATGAATGCCAGCTTTGATGAGCGCACCCGCGAACTGGTGACGTTGGCGAAAGGGCGCGGCAAAGGGGATTGTGGCGTCTCCACGCGCTGGCGCTACGACGGCCAGCGTTTCCGCCTGGTAAAATATGCTGAAGAACCCAGTTGCGATGACTGGAACACGCCAGATGCCTGGCCGACGCTGTGGGTAACGAAGTAG
- the napF gene encoding ferredoxin-type protein, producing the protein MAEVSRRNLLTGWRNSAPEFRPPWSGDERHFVEHCTRCQQCVTACQTHVLTMGAGGFPKMDFDQAECTFCYACAAHCPENLFLPQSVAPWDYQLSISERCLAQRQVECRCCQDACEVQAIRFRPTLNGIARPEPDVSSCTTCGACIPACPVSAITLRSRHE; encoded by the coding sequence ATGGCAGAAGTGTCGAGACGAAATTTATTAACGGGCTGGCGCAACAGCGCACCCGAATTTCGTCCTCCCTGGAGTGGCGACGAACGCCATTTCGTCGAGCACTGCACCCGCTGCCAGCAATGCGTCACCGCCTGCCAGACCCATGTCCTGACCATGGGCGCGGGCGGTTTCCCGAAAATGGACTTTGACCAGGCCGAATGCACGTTTTGCTATGCCTGCGCTGCCCATTGCCCGGAAAACCTGTTCTTACCGCAAAGCGTGGCGCCCTGGGACTACCAGTTATCCATTAGCGAACGCTGCCTGGCGCAACGCCAGGTCGAGTGCCGCTGCTGTCAGGACGCATGCGAAGTTCAGGCGATACGTTTTCGCCCGACGCTAAACGGCATCGCCCGTCCTGAACCTGATGTGTCGTCGTGTACCACTTGTGGGGCGTGTATTCCGGCCTGTCCGGTTTCGGCTATCACCCTAAGGAGTCGTCATGAGTAG
- the napD gene encoding NapD protein produces the protein MSSEWHVSSLFVQTRPDATESVTQLLNAMANTEVAASEEATGKLVVVMEAASSAALIERIESARNLAGVLAVSLVYHQQDEQGEETP, from the coding sequence ATGAGTAGTGAATGGCACGTATCCAGCCTGTTCGTCCAGACGCGCCCTGACGCCACCGAAAGCGTGACGCAGTTGCTTAATGCCATGGCGAACACCGAGGTTGCAGCCAGTGAAGAAGCCACCGGGAAACTGGTGGTTGTGATGGAAGCCGCCAGTAGCGCGGCCTTGATTGAAAGAATTGAGTCGGCACGTAATCTCGCAGGCGTGCTGGCGGTGTCGCTGGTTTACCACCAGCAGGATGAGCAAGGTGAGGAAACACCATGA
- the napA_2 gene encoding periplasmic nitrate reductase, with the protein MGCYDDIEQTDAFVLWGSNMAEMHPILWSRITNRRLSDPNVTVAVLSTFQHRSFELADNGMVFTPQSDLAILNYIANYIIQNNAVNESFFKQHVNLRRGATDIGYGLRPTHPLEKAAKNPGSDASEPMTFDEYKAFVAEYTLEKTAEMTSVPKDQLEALAQLYADPKKKVISYWTMGFNQHTRGVWANNLVYNIHLLTGKISQPGCGPFSLTGQPSACGTAREVGTFAHRLPADMVVTNEKHRDITEKMWQIPTGTIPAKIGLHAVAQDRALKDGKLNVYWVMCNNNMQAGPNINEERMPGWRDPRNFIIVSDPYPTVSALAADLILPTAMWVEKEGAFGNAERRTQFWRQQVQAPGEAKSDLWQLVTFAKRFKVEEVWPEELLAQKPEYRGKTLF; encoded by the coding sequence ATGGGATGCTATGACGACATCGAACAAACCGACGCGTTCGTGCTGTGGGGCTCGAACATGGCGGAGATGCACCCGATCCTGTGGTCGCGTATTACTAACCGCCGTCTGTCCGATCCGAATGTGACCGTCGCTGTGCTGTCGACTTTCCAGCATCGCAGCTTCGAGCTGGCGGATAACGGTATGGTCTTCACGCCGCAAAGCGACCTGGCGATCCTTAACTACATCGCAAATTACATTATTCAAAACAATGCGGTGAATGAGTCGTTCTTCAAACAGCACGTCAATTTGCGCCGTGGCGCGACGGATATCGGCTACGGCCTGCGTCCGACGCACCCGCTGGAAAAAGCCGCTAAAAATCCGGGTTCCGACGCGTCTGAACCGATGACCTTTGACGAATACAAAGCGTTCGTTGCGGAATACACCCTCGAAAAAACCGCCGAAATGACCAGCGTGCCGAAAGATCAGCTGGAAGCGCTGGCGCAGCTGTATGCCGATCCGAAGAAGAAAGTCATCTCTTACTGGACGATGGGCTTCAACCAGCACACCCGTGGCGTGTGGGCCAATAACCTGGTGTACAACATCCACCTGCTGACCGGGAAAATCTCCCAGCCGGGTTGCGGACCGTTCTCTCTGACCGGCCAGCCGTCCGCTTGTGGTACAGCGCGTGAAGTGGGCACCTTTGCCCATCGTTTACCTGCCGACATGGTGGTGACCAACGAGAAGCACCGCGATATCACCGAAAAAATGTGGCAGATCCCGACCGGCACTATTCCGGCCAAAATCGGTCTCCATGCCGTCGCGCAGGACCGCGCCCTGAAAGACGGCAAGCTGAACGTCTATTGGGTGATGTGTAACAACAACATGCAGGCTGGCCCGAACATTAATGAGGAACGTATGCCGGGCTGGCGCGATCCGCGCAACTTTATCATTGTCTCCGATCCGTATCCGACGGTGAGTGCGCTGGCAGCGGATCTGATCCTGCCGACCGCCATGTGGGTAGAGAAAGAAGGGGCCTTCGGCAACGCCGAGCGTCGCACCCAGTTCTGGCGTCAGCAGGTACAGGCACCGGGCGAAGCGAAATCCGACCTCTGGCAGCTGGTGACCTTCGCGAAACGCTTCAAAGTGGAAGAAGTGTGGCCGGAAGAGCTGCTGGCACAGAAGCCGGAATACCGTGGCAAGACATTGTTTTGA
- the napH gene encoding ferredoxin-type protein NapH, producing the protein MANRKQDAGRDARAVKGVSGAYRWLIARRVTQCVVLGLFLSGPWLGTWILRGNYSSSLLLDTVPLSDPLMIAQSFLSGHLPGVLALLGGALILALYALAGKRLFCSWICPVNPLTDLAAWLRRRFDITPSATLPRWLRYLVLAMVLLASALTGSLLWEWVNPVSLMGRGLIFGFGAGIWLLVALFLFDLLVVEHGWCGHVCPVGAMYALVGQKGVLTVSATGRERCTRCMDCFHVCPEPQVLRSPVLNKESPPEITDRDCMTCGRCIDVCAEKVLIMTTRWSSGAKS; encoded by the coding sequence ATGGCAAATCGTAAACAGGACGCCGGGCGCGATGCGCGAGCCGTCAAAGGGGTGTCCGGCGCTTACCGCTGGCTGATAGCGCGTCGCGTAACGCAATGCGTGGTGCTCGGGTTGTTCCTGAGCGGCCCGTGGTTAGGGACGTGGATCTTACGCGGCAACTACAGCAGCAGTTTACTGCTGGATACGGTGCCGTTAAGCGATCCGCTGATGATCGCCCAAAGCTTTTTAAGCGGTCATCTGCCCGGTGTGCTGGCGCTACTCGGCGGGGCGTTGATTCTGGCGCTGTATGCCCTAGCGGGGAAACGGCTGTTTTGCAGCTGGATTTGCCCGGTGAATCCGTTGACCGACCTGGCCGCCTGGCTGCGTCGCCGCTTCGATATCACCCCCTCCGCCACGCTGCCGCGCTGGCTGCGTTACCTGGTGTTGGCGATGGTGCTGTTAGCCAGTGCGTTGACCGGTTCGCTGCTGTGGGAGTGGGTGAACCCGGTTTCGCTGATGGGGCGCGGGCTGATTTTTGGTTTCGGCGCAGGCATCTGGCTACTGGTCGCGCTCTTTCTGTTCGATCTGCTGGTGGTAGAACACGGGTGGTGTGGGCACGTTTGCCCGGTCGGTGCGATGTATGCGCTGGTAGGGCAGAAAGGCGTTCTGACGGTGAGCGCAACGGGACGCGAGCGTTGCACGCGTTGTATGGATTGTTTTCACGTTTGCCCGGAGCCGCAGGTATTACGGTCGCCGGTGCTGAATAAAGAAAGCCCGCCAGAGATAACCGATCGTGATTGTATGACCTGCGGTCGCTGTATCGATGTCTGTGCTGAGAAGGTTTTAATAATGACAACAAGATGGAGTTCGGGAGCAAAATCATGA
- the nudK_1 gene encoding NUDIX-family hydrolase has product MSVSLKINVIKDKILSDNYFILRNITYEVATGDEPPIRHIREVYDRGNGATMLLYNREKKTVVLTRQFRIATWVNGNEDGRLIEACAGLLDDDEPEVCARKEAIEETGFEVGEVEKVYELYMSPGGMTELISFYFAEYDDSQRANPGGGVEDEDIEVLEIPFAQAMEMIKTGEIRDGKTVILLQLLAMRNIMS; this is encoded by the coding sequence ATGAGTGTGTCGCTTAAAATCAACGTTATTAAAGATAAAATCCTTTCCGATAATTACTTCATTCTGCGCAATATTACGTACGAGGTCGCCACTGGCGATGAACCGCCGATTCGCCATATTCGTGAAGTTTATGACCGTGGTAATGGCGCGACGATGTTGTTGTACAACCGTGAAAAAAAGACCGTGGTGTTAACCCGCCAGTTCCGAATCGCGACGTGGGTCAACGGCAATGAGGATGGGCGGCTGATCGAAGCCTGTGCCGGCCTGCTGGATGACGATGAGCCGGAAGTATGCGCCCGCAAAGAAGCCATAGAAGAAACCGGGTTTGAAGTAGGCGAAGTCGAGAAAGTCTACGAGCTGTATATGTCGCCTGGCGGCATGACCGAACTGATCTCGTTCTATTTCGCTGAATATGATGATTCTCAGCGCGCCAATCCGGGCGGCGGCGTGGAAGACGAAGATATCGAAGTGCTGGAAATCCCGTTTGCCCAGGCGATGGAGATGATCAAAACGGGCGAAATTCGTGACGGAAAAACCGTGATCCTGTTACAGCTTTTAGCAATGCGTAACATTATGTCTTGA
- the napC gene encoding cytochrome C-type protein → MENKRKPGLIRRIWQWWRRPSRLALGTLLLIGFAAGILFWGGFNTGMEKANTEAFCISCHEMRNNVYEEYMETVHYNNRSGVRATCPDCHVPHEWGPKMIRKIKASKELYGKIFGIIDTPAKFEDHRLEMAQNEWRRMKANNSQECRNCHNFDYMDFTAQKTVAAKMHDQATKAGQTCIDCHKGIAHKLPDMRDVKHGF, encoded by the coding sequence ATGGAAAATAAACGTAAACCTGGCCTGATCCGCCGGATCTGGCAGTGGTGGCGTCGTCCAAGCCGTCTGGCTCTCGGGACGCTGCTGCTTATCGGCTTCGCGGCGGGGATCCTTTTCTGGGGCGGCTTCAACACCGGTATGGAAAAGGCCAACACCGAAGCGTTCTGCATCAGTTGTCATGAAATGCGCAATAACGTTTACGAGGAATACATGGAAACGGTGCATTACAACAACCGCAGCGGTGTGCGCGCCACCTGTCCGGACTGCCATGTGCCGCACGAATGGGGCCCGAAAATGATCCGTAAAATTAAGGCCAGTAAAGAACTGTACGGAAAGATTTTCGGCATTATCGATACTCCCGCCAAGTTCGAAGATCACCGGCTGGAAATGGCGCAAAACGAGTGGCGGCGCATGAAAGCCAATAACTCGCAAGAGTGCCGCAACTGCCATAACTTCGATTACATGGATTTCACGGCCCAGAAAACGGTGGCGGCGAAAATGCATGATCAGGCCACTAAAGCCGGGCAGACCTGTATTGACTGCCATAAAGGCATCGCGCATAAGCTCCCGGATATGCGTGATGTGAAGCACGGCTTCTGA
- the ypfG_1 gene encoding protein: MLRCVLLLVITSLFMATQAFAAPVQKQFDDWQVTCNNQNFCKARNTGDHQGLVMTLSRSAGAHTDVEMRIEKGSFSQPASAEKPLAPRLLLDDKPFFPTGAKWQITPRRLINNEQLTITAFLAQIENAKKITLADGTGTISLAGLKAAVTFIDTQQKRVGNETAWVTKGDKPPLNVPPAPALKAVAIKNPTRRRWVKKS; encoded by the coding sequence ATGTTGCGATGCGTTTTATTGCTGGTCATTACGAGCCTTTTTATGGCGACGCAAGCTTTTGCCGCTCCGGTGCAAAAGCAGTTCGATGACTGGCAGGTCACCTGCAACAATCAAAATTTTTGTAAAGCACGCAATACGGGCGATCATCAGGGTCTGGTCATGACCCTGAGCCGCAGTGCGGGTGCTCACACCGACGTAGAAATGCGTATTGAAAAGGGCAGTTTTTCCCAGCCCGCCAGCGCTGAGAAGCCTCTGGCGCCGCGCCTGCTGCTTGACGACAAACCCTTTTTCCCCACCGGCGCCAAATGGCAGATCACGCCACGTCGGTTAATCAATAATGAACAACTGACCATTACCGCCTTCCTCGCCCAGATTGAAAACGCCAAAAAAATCACGCTGGCGGACGGCACCGGCACAATATCGCTGGCGGGCCTGAAAGCGGCGGTCACTTTTATTGATACACAGCAAAAGCGCGTGGGCAATGAAACCGCGTGGGTGACGAAAGGCGATAAGCCGCCGCTCAATGTACCGCCCGCGCCCGCCTTAAAAGCCGTGGCGATAAAAAACCCGACCCGACGCCGCTGGGTAAAGAAGAGCTGA